In Edaphobacter paludis, a single window of DNA contains:
- a CDS encoding FAD-binding and (Fe-S)-binding domain-containing protein yields the protein MSTASPFVLLPSSHARWHEQFASASELEKQLRAKIRGEVRFDAASKASYSTDSSNYRHIPIGLVIPHDELDVINTVAICRSFNAPILSRGAGTSLAGQCCNAAVILDFSKYMNKMGEVDPVGRTVHVQPGIVLDRVREAAEKHELTFAPDPATHSRCTLGGMIGNNSCGVHALMGGKTVDNIESLDLLLYDGTRLTVGPTTAAELENHIAAGGRIGGIYAELKRLRDSYANLVRAEFPRIPRRVSGFNLDELLPENGFNVARALVGSEGTCAIVLGATLRLMKSPQCRTLVGIGFEDIFIAADHVPQLLTHKPIGLEGMDGHLLDSLRKKHKLEEDLSLLPEGRGFLLIEFGADSQADADQQAHSLAAALKDLPAKPTCRIYNSDEAHRVWLIRESGLGATAFVPGQSMHWEGWEDAAVDPTQEGSYLRAIDALMREFNYTSPMYGHFGQGCVHMRFNFDFESESGVLAFRQFIDRAADIVVAHGGSLSGEHGDGQARAALLPKMYGPELMQAFREFKQLWDPDHRLNPSNLIDPHQPHEDLRLGADYKPWQPKTHFAYAENDGSFAAATLRCVGVGACRKQDAGTMCPSFMATGEELYSTRGRAHLLWELMQGEVLPDQWKNEQVRESLDLCLSCKACKSECPTSVDMATYKAEFLAHHYEHASRPLFHYAFGRIDRWARLASIAPGLVNAINNAPVIGSLMKSVLHIHPKRTMPRFARPFTRERRKSQPVTGKDVFLWADTFNNYFHPSTMRAAYSVLTDAGFRVGLPSQHLCCGRPLYDFGMLDTAKNYLLKILDALAPQLAAGTPIVVLEPSCASVFRDELTNLLPNDPRAAKLRDQTLLLSEFLVKHAPNYRPPQIDKKIIVHGHCHHHATMSMKDEMQILRATGADVQLLDSGCCGMAGPFGFEEDKYKISQTLGERVLLPSVRNNKDAIIVSDGFSCQEQITQNTAARPQHFAEVLARQDHRKQIPPHPDHESAIH from the coding sequence ATGTCTACCGCGTCGCCCTTTGTCCTTCTTCCCAGCTCTCACGCTCGCTGGCACGAACAATTCGCCTCCGCCTCCGAGCTTGAAAAGCAGCTCCGTGCAAAGATCCGAGGCGAAGTCCGCTTCGACGCAGCCTCCAAAGCCAGCTACTCCACCGACTCTTCCAACTACCGCCACATCCCCATCGGCCTCGTCATTCCTCACGACGAACTCGACGTCATCAACACCGTAGCCATCTGCCGCAGCTTCAACGCTCCTATCCTCTCTCGCGGAGCGGGCACCTCGCTCGCCGGTCAATGTTGCAACGCCGCCGTCATCCTCGATTTCTCGAAGTACATGAACAAAATGGGGGAAGTCGATCCCGTCGGCCGCACCGTCCATGTCCAACCCGGCATCGTGCTCGACCGCGTCCGCGAAGCGGCAGAGAAGCACGAACTCACCTTCGCCCCCGACCCCGCCACGCATAGCCGATGCACTCTCGGCGGCATGATCGGCAACAACTCCTGCGGCGTCCACGCCCTGATGGGCGGTAAGACCGTCGACAACATCGAATCGCTCGACCTCCTTCTCTACGACGGAACCCGTCTCACCGTAGGCCCCACCACCGCAGCCGAGCTTGAAAATCACATTGCCGCCGGAGGCCGTATCGGCGGCATCTACGCCGAGCTCAAACGGCTCCGTGACTCCTACGCGAACCTCGTCCGTGCAGAGTTTCCCCGCATCCCGCGCCGCGTCTCCGGCTTCAACCTGGACGAACTCCTTCCCGAAAATGGCTTCAACGTAGCCCGTGCGCTGGTAGGCAGCGAAGGCACCTGCGCCATCGTCCTTGGAGCAACGCTGCGCCTCATGAAGAGTCCGCAGTGCCGTACACTCGTTGGCATCGGCTTCGAAGACATCTTCATCGCGGCAGACCATGTCCCCCAACTCCTCACCCATAAACCCATCGGCCTCGAAGGTATGGACGGCCATCTCCTCGACTCCCTTCGCAAAAAGCACAAGCTGGAAGAAGACCTGTCACTCCTTCCCGAAGGCCGCGGCTTCCTGCTCATCGAGTTTGGCGCGGACAGTCAGGCCGACGCCGACCAGCAGGCACACTCACTCGCCGCCGCTCTGAAAGATCTCCCCGCAAAACCAACCTGCCGCATCTATAACAGCGACGAAGCTCACCGTGTCTGGCTCATTCGCGAGTCCGGCCTCGGAGCCACCGCCTTTGTCCCAGGCCAGTCCATGCACTGGGAGGGCTGGGAAGACGCTGCCGTCGATCCCACACAGGAGGGCTCCTATCTCCGCGCAATCGATGCCCTCATGCGGGAGTTCAACTACACCAGCCCCATGTACGGCCACTTTGGCCAGGGCTGTGTGCACATGCGTTTCAATTTCGACTTCGAATCCGAATCAGGCGTGCTGGCCTTCCGCCAGTTCATCGACCGCGCAGCAGATATTGTGGTGGCCCACGGCGGCTCACTCTCCGGCGAACACGGTGACGGCCAGGCCCGCGCCGCGCTCCTCCCCAAAATGTATGGCCCCGAACTCATGCAGGCCTTCCGCGAGTTCAAACAGCTCTGGGACCCCGACCACCGGCTCAACCCCAGCAACCTCATCGACCCGCACCAGCCCCACGAAGACCTTCGCCTCGGAGCCGACTACAAGCCTTGGCAGCCCAAAACCCACTTCGCCTACGCCGAGAACGACGGCTCGTTCGCCGCTGCAACTCTCCGCTGCGTAGGCGTAGGCGCCTGCCGCAAACAGGATGCCGGAACCATGTGCCCCAGCTTTATGGCCACCGGCGAAGAACTCTACTCCACCCGGGGCCGCGCGCATCTTCTGTGGGAGTTGATGCAAGGCGAAGTTCTCCCCGACCAGTGGAAGAACGAGCAGGTCAGGGAATCGCTCGACCTCTGCCTCTCCTGCAAGGCCTGCAAGAGCGAGTGCCCCACCAGCGTGGACATGGCCACCTACAAAGCCGAGTTCCTCGCCCATCATTACGAGCACGCATCCCGCCCCCTCTTTCACTACGCCTTCGGACGCATCGATCGTTGGGCGCGCCTCGCCTCCATCGCACCGGGTCTGGTCAACGCCATCAACAACGCGCCCGTCATCGGCAGCCTGATGAAGTCCGTCTTGCATATTCACCCCAAACGCACCATGCCGCGCTTCGCCAGACCCTTCACGCGCGAGCGCCGCAAATCGCAACCTGTCACCGGTAAAGACGTGTTTCTCTGGGCGGACACCTTTAACAATTATTTCCACCCCTCCACCATGCGTGCGGCTTACTCTGTCCTGACCGACGCAGGCTTCCGCGTAGGCCTACCCAGCCAACACCTCTGCTGCGGTCGCCCCCTCTACGACTTCGGCATGCTGGACACTGCCAAGAACTATCTCCTCAAAATCCTCGACGCTCTCGCTCCGCAACTTGCCGCCGGAACCCCCATCGTCGTCCTCGAGCCAAGCTGTGCGTCCGTCTTCCGCGACGAGCTGACCAACCTGTTGCCCAACGATCCCCGCGCCGCAAAGCTCCGCGACCAGACCCTGCTGCTCAGCGAATTTTTAGTGAAGCACGCTCCGAATTACCGCCCCCCGCAGATCGACAAAAAGATCATCGTCCACGGCCACTGCCATCACCACGCCACGATGAGCATGAAGGACGAGATGCAGATCCTCCGCGCCACCGGAGCCGACGTACAGCTCCTCGACTCCGGCTGCTGCGGCATGGCCGGTCCCTTCGGCTTTGAAGAGGACAAATATAAAATCTCCCAAACTCTCGGCGAACGAGTTCTCCTGCCCTCTGTCCGCAACAATAAAGACGCCATCATCGTCAGTGACGGCTTCAGTTGCCAGGAGCAGATCACCCAGAACACCGCCGCACGCCCCCAGCATTTCGCCGAAGTCCTGGCCCGGCAGGATCACCGTAAGCAGATTCCACCGCATCCCGATCACGAATCGGCGATACACTGA